Proteins found in one Polyangia bacterium genomic segment:
- the sucC gene encoding ADP-forming succinate--CoA ligase subunit beta, translating to MKIHEYQAKEILAGYGLPLPKGRPVFSVDEAEAAAKLLIAETDNEFVVVKAQIHAGGRGKGGGVKVVKGAAAAREASQKILGMNLITHQTGPGGRVVKRLLIEQAVDIARELYLGAVVDRETGRVVVMASAEGGMDIEEVAAKSPEKILKQVADPVLGLAPYQARNLAYGLGLHGPAAKNAAEFIDKLYKAFVDLDASLVEINPLVVLTNGKVMALDCKMTFDDNALYRHKELEALRDLDEEDPAETEAKRYDLSFIKLDGSIGCMVNGAGLAMATMDIIKSFGGQPANFLDVGGSATTEKVTAAFKIITADPHVRGIFVNIFGGIMKCDTIAEGVIAAVKQVGLKVPLVVRLEGTNVDLGKKILAQSGLAVTTANDMADGAQKVVALAAAGSK from the coding sequence ATGAAAATTCACGAGTATCAGGCGAAAGAGATTCTGGCCGGTTACGGTCTGCCTTTGCCCAAGGGCCGCCCGGTGTTCAGCGTCGACGAGGCCGAAGCGGCGGCGAAATTGCTGATCGCCGAGACCGACAATGAGTTCGTGGTGGTCAAGGCCCAGATCCACGCCGGCGGCCGCGGCAAAGGGGGCGGCGTCAAGGTGGTCAAGGGCGCGGCAGCGGCGCGCGAGGCGTCCCAGAAGATCCTGGGTATGAACCTCATCACCCACCAGACCGGCCCAGGCGGACGGGTCGTCAAGCGTCTGCTGATCGAACAGGCGGTCGACATCGCGCGCGAGCTGTACCTGGGCGCGGTCGTCGATCGCGAGACCGGCCGCGTGGTGGTGATGGCGTCGGCGGAAGGCGGCATGGACATCGAAGAGGTAGCCGCCAAGAGCCCGGAAAAGATCTTGAAGCAGGTCGCCGATCCGGTGCTGGGCCTGGCGCCCTATCAGGCGCGCAATCTGGCCTACGGCCTGGGCCTGCACGGCCCGGCGGCCAAGAATGCCGCCGAGTTCATCGACAAGCTGTACAAGGCCTTCGTCGATCTGGACGCGTCACTGGTCGAGATCAATCCGCTGGTGGTGCTGACCAACGGCAAGGTGATGGCCCTCGACTGCAAGATGACCTTCGACGACAACGCGCTTTACCGGCACAAGGAGCTGGAAGCCCTGCGCGATCTCGACGAGGAAGATCCGGCCGAGACCGAAGCCAAGCGTTACGACCTGTCGTTCATCAAGCTGGACGGCAGCATCGGCTGCATGGTCAACGGCGCCGGCCTGGCCATGGCGACGATGGACATCATCAAAAGCTTCGGCGGGCAGCCGGCGAACTTTCTCGATGTGGGCGGCAGCGCCACCACCGAGAAGGTGACGGCGGCCTTCAAGATCATCACCGCCGATCCGCACGTGCGCGGCATCTTCGTCAACATCTTCGGCGGCATCATGAAGTGCGACACCATCGCCGAGGGAGTGATCGCCGCGGTGAAACAGGTCGGTTTGAAGGTGCCGCTGGTGGTGCGCCTGGAAGGCACCAACGTCGACCTGGGCAAGAAGATCCTGGCGCAGTCGGGACTGGCCGTCACCACCGCGAACGACATGGCCGACGGCGCGCAGAAGGTGGTCGCGCTGGCCGCCGCAGGGAGCAAGTAA
- the sucD gene encoding succinate--CoA ligase subunit alpha: MSVLVGKQTKLIVQGLTGSAGTFHAKQMREYGTNVVGGVTPGKGGSVHEGFPVFDTVAEAVKKTGANATVIYVPPPGAADAILEAADAGIAVVVCITEGIPTIDMVKAKRALQGRSGVTLIGPNCPGIITPGECKIGIMPGYIHSAGKVGVVSRSGTLTYEAAHQLTALGLGQSTAIGIGGDPVKGMDFIDCLQLFERDPQTKAVLMIGEIGGTSEEEAAAFVKKNMKKPVAAFIAGQTAPPGKRMGHAGAIISGGKGTAAEKIAALRDAGIAIAPNPAELGKTIAPLIS, translated from the coding sequence ATGTCCGTTCTGGTTGGAAAGCAGACCAAGTTGATCGTGCAGGGCCTCACCGGTTCGGCGGGGACGTTTCACGCCAAGCAGATGCGCGAGTACGGAACCAACGTCGTCGGCGGCGTCACGCCCGGCAAGGGCGGTTCGGTGCACGAAGGCTTCCCGGTGTTCGACACCGTGGCCGAAGCGGTGAAGAAGACCGGCGCCAACGCCACCGTCATCTACGTGCCGCCGCCGGGCGCCGCCGACGCCATCCTGGAAGCGGCCGACGCCGGCATCGCCGTCGTCGTCTGCATCACCGAAGGCATCCCGACCATCGACATGGTCAAGGCCAAGCGCGCACTGCAAGGCCGCAGTGGCGTCACGCTGATCGGCCCCAACTGCCCCGGCATCATCACGCCCGGCGAGTGCAAGATCGGGATCATGCCCGGGTACATTCACTCCGCCGGCAAGGTGGGCGTGGTGTCGCGCTCGGGCACGTTGACCTACGAGGCGGCGCACCAGCTGACGGCGTTGGGTCTCGGTCAGTCCACCGCCATCGGCATTGGCGGCGATCCGGTCAAGGGCATGGACTTCATCGACTGCCTGCAGCTGTTCGAACGTGATCCGCAGACCAAGGCGGTCCTGATGATCGGCGAGATCGGCGGCACCTCCGAGGAAGAGGCCGCCGCCTTCGTGAAGAAAAACATGAAAAAGCCAGTGGCCGCCTTCATTGCCGGGCAGACCGCGCCGCCCGGCAAGCGCATGGGCCACGCCGGCGCCATCATCAGCGGCGGCAAGGGCACGGCGGCCGAGAAGATCGCCGCCCTGCGCGACGCCGGCATCGCCATCGCCCCCAACCCGGCCGAGCTGGGCAAGACCATCGCCCCGCTGATTTCGTAA
- the ndk gene encoding nucleoside-diphosphate kinase: MALERTFGIVKPDAVAKGAIGGVIDMVEKAGLKVVSLRHTRLSQAQAEGFYAVHKARPFFKDLVAFMTSGPCVVMALEGENAIARYREVMGPTDSKKAPEGTIRQKYGTDIERNAVHGSDAVDTAKGELAFFFTGIDLL, translated from the coding sequence ATGGCCCTGGAAAGAACGTTTGGAATCGTCAAGCCCGACGCCGTCGCCAAAGGAGCGATCGGCGGGGTGATCGATATGGTCGAGAAGGCCGGCCTGAAAGTGGTGTCCCTGCGCCACACCCGCCTGTCACAGGCACAAGCCGAAGGCTTCTACGCCGTCCACAAGGCGCGCCCGTTCTTCAAGGACCTGGTGGCGTTCATGACCTCCGGCCCGTGCGTGGTGATGGCCCTGGAAGGTGAGAACGCCATCGCCCGCTATCGGGAAGTCATGGGCCCGACGGATTCGAAGAAGGCTCCGGAGGGAACCATCCGTCAGAAATACGGCACCGACATCGAACGCAACGCCGTCCACGGCAGCGACGCGGTGGACACCGCCAAGGGCGAGCTGGCGTTCTTCTTCACCGGCATCGACTTGCTTTAA
- the rlmN gene encoding 23S rRNA (adenine(2503)-C(2))-methyltransferase RlmN, whose product MPSDDRAPIDLRSLMPAELAARLHAAGQPAYRSEQVFRWLHGQGVSRFDEMTNIPAPLREALAEGGGWTPLCEEIVQHAADGTRKMRYRTADGRAIESVLIPDDKEGRDKLTLCVSSQVGCAMDCSFCATATLGYGRNLSAGEIVEQVYRATRLAERRPTNLVFMGMGEPLHNFDNVAKAFALLQHPWGANFSARRITVSTSGLVPGIEKLGQLMPAPNLAVSLNATTDEVRDQLMPVNKRWPIAALLDATRKFPLAHNRRVTFEYVMLAAMNDSDADADRLPRLLRGIPSKVNLIPWNPFPGTPYQRPSAERIRTFQERLRAGGLAVYIRTPRGDDIDAACGQLAGREALVTIGTPPAAVSA is encoded by the coding sequence GTGCCTTCCGACGACCGTGCGCCGATCGATTTGCGTTCGCTGATGCCGGCCGAGCTGGCGGCGCGCCTGCACGCCGCCGGTCAGCCCGCCTATCGTTCCGAACAGGTGTTTCGCTGGCTGCACGGCCAGGGTGTCAGCCGCTTCGACGAGATGACCAACATCCCGGCGCCGCTGCGCGAGGCGCTGGCCGAGGGCGGCGGCTGGACGCCGCTTTGCGAGGAGATCGTCCAGCATGCCGCCGATGGCACGCGCAAGATGCGCTATCGCACCGCCGATGGGCGGGCCATCGAATCGGTGCTGATTCCCGACGACAAGGAAGGGCGCGACAAGCTGACCTTGTGCGTGTCCTCGCAGGTCGGCTGCGCCATGGATTGCAGCTTTTGCGCGACGGCGACGCTGGGATACGGCCGCAACCTCAGCGCCGGCGAGATCGTCGAGCAGGTCTATCGCGCCACCCGGCTGGCCGAGCGCCGCCCGACCAACCTGGTGTTCATGGGCATGGGCGAACCGCTACACAACTTCGACAACGTGGCCAAGGCGTTCGCGCTCTTGCAGCACCCGTGGGGCGCGAATTTTTCCGCCCGCCGCATCACCGTGTCGACGTCGGGTCTGGTGCCTGGGATCGAAAAGCTGGGCCAGCTGATGCCGGCCCCCAACTTGGCGGTGTCGCTGAACGCCACCACCGACGAGGTGCGCGACCAGTTGATGCCGGTGAACAAGCGCTGGCCCATCGCCGCGCTGCTGGACGCCACCCGAAAATTTCCGCTGGCGCACAACCGCCGGGTCACCTTCGAGTACGTCATGCTGGCCGCGATGAACGACAGCGACGCCGACGCCGACCGCTTGCCGCGCCTTCTGCGCGGGATCCCCAGCAAGGTGAACCTCATCCCGTGGAATCCGTTCCCCGGTACGCCGTACCAGCGCCCGTCGGCCGAACGCATCCGCACGTTTCAAGAACGGCTGCGGGCCGGCGGCCTGGCCGTTTACATCCGCACCCCGCGCGGCGACGACATCGACGCCGCCTGCGGCCAGCTGGCCGGGCGCGAGGCGCTGGTGACGATCGGGACGCCGCCCGCCGCCGTTTCTGCGTAG
- a CDS encoding ArsR family transcriptional regulator translates to MPPPPLPELEAELGKARDLGIDTCGRIAEFWGFTRTMGRTFGLLYLSHEPLPQGEIQKRLGISAGSASMTLSALGRWGVVHRVWVRGQRREHYQAETDFWKMISGVLNERERREIGAAVEAVQRAELGARDVAAAVKTASSASARRLRSEAEFAGDRLATLGEICRLGETMLNMLLGQLTLDVGRFRDVFKGDPGTAGSSAPPLEPEPAAAPATRPKKSRR, encoded by the coding sequence GTGCCGCCGCCGCCCTTGCCCGAGCTGGAAGCCGAGCTGGGAAAGGCCCGCGATCTGGGCATCGACACCTGCGGCCGCATCGCCGAGTTCTGGGGCTTCACCCGCACCATGGGCCGCACGTTCGGCCTTTTGTACCTGTCGCACGAACCACTGCCACAAGGTGAGATCCAAAAGCGCCTGGGAATTTCCGCGGGGAGCGCCTCGATGACGCTGTCGGCGCTGGGGCGCTGGGGCGTGGTTCATCGGGTCTGGGTGCGCGGCCAGCGGCGCGAGCACTATCAGGCCGAGACCGACTTCTGGAAGATGATCTCCGGCGTCTTGAACGAGCGCGAGCGGAGAGAGATCGGCGCCGCCGTCGAGGCGGTCCAGCGCGCCGAGCTGGGCGCGCGCGACGTCGCCGCCGCCGTCAAGACTGCCAGCAGCGCCAGCGCAAGACGCCTGCGCAGCGAAGCCGAGTTCGCCGGCGATCGGTTGGCCACGCTGGGCGAGATCTGCCGCCTGGGCGAAACCATGCTGAACATGCTGCTCGGACAGCTGACATTGGACGTGGGCCGCTTTCGCGACGTCTTCAAAGGCGATCCGGGCACAGCCGGATCATCGGCGCCGCCACTTGAGCCTGAGCCCGCCGCCGCCCCGGCGACCCGCCCCAAAAAGAGCCGCCGGTAA
- a CDS encoding polyprenyl synthetase family protein yields the protein MTTSAVLTMMHAMPEGHSSSCSDRAAALVATELRQVEARLAERMESPIGPIPRVGAHLLDAGGKRLRPLLAVLAARAAGVSTEMGVAVGCAAELIHTATLYHDDVVDDGRVRRGRPAARMVYGNGIVVLVGDFCLARALETVALTGVLPVVQSLAATVTEMAEGEVAQLERAGNPDATIDEYFRVIDRKTASLLAWCARVGGTVGPALDEPLGRYGRALGQAFQIADDVLDSAVDEATAGKSVGHDIQEGKLTLPVLLACEADATLRQRVRGLVGEKGVSAEMARELLLQVRAAGGVERARQKAQQLAESAVVALETVPPSPYREALRDLAFMSADRKS from the coding sequence GTGACGACCTCCGCTGTCCTGACCATGATGCACGCCATGCCTGAGGGCCATTCCTCGTCGTGCTCCGACCGCGCCGCCGCGCTGGTGGCGACCGAGTTGCGGCAGGTCGAGGCCCGGCTGGCCGAGCGCATGGAAAGCCCGATTGGCCCCATCCCCCGCGTCGGCGCCCACTTGCTGGACGCCGGCGGCAAACGCTTGCGCCCGCTGCTGGCCGTGCTCGCCGCGCGCGCGGCCGGCGTGTCGACAGAGATGGGCGTGGCGGTCGGCTGCGCCGCCGAACTGATTCACACCGCGACGCTGTATCACGACGACGTGGTCGACGACGGCCGCGTGCGCCGCGGCCGCCCGGCGGCGCGCATGGTGTACGGCAACGGCATCGTGGTGCTGGTGGGCGATTTCTGTCTGGCCCGGGCTCTCGAAACCGTGGCCCTGACCGGCGTACTCCCCGTTGTTCAATCGCTGGCCGCCACGGTGACCGAGATGGCCGAGGGCGAGGTGGCGCAGCTGGAACGCGCCGGCAACCCCGACGCCACCATCGACGAATACTTTCGCGTCATCGACCGCAAGACCGCGTCGCTTTTGGCCTGGTGCGCGCGCGTGGGTGGCACCGTCGGACCGGCGCTGGACGAACCGCTCGGCCGTTACGGGCGCGCGCTGGGGCAAGCGTTTCAGATCGCCGACGACGTACTGGACAGCGCGGTCGACGAAGCCACCGCCGGCAAATCGGTCGGCCACGACATTCAGGAAGGCAAGCTGACGCTGCCAGTGCTACTGGCCTGCGAAGCGGACGCGACGCTGCGCCAGCGGGTGCGCGGCCTGGTCGGCGAAAAAGGCGTGTCCGCCGAGATGGCCCGCGAGCTTTTATTGCAGGTGCGCGCCGCCGGCGGCGTCGAGCGCGCCCGCCAGAAGGCGCAGCAACTGGCGGAGTCCGCCGTCGTCGCGCTGGAGACCGTGCCGCCGTCGCCGTACCGCGAGGCCCTGCGCGATCTCGCCTTCATGAGCGCCGATCGGAAGTCGTAG
- a CDS encoding menaquinone biosynthesis decarboxylase, with the protein MALATTDAAIDSVPAHHDNLRDFVRLLESRGELRRVSRLVDPFLEITEISQRMMRAQGPALLFENVKGSAFPLLINTFATRRRMSWALGVSDLEEHARSIGALVKSQPPTGLMDKIRMLPKLARVASASPRTVSSAPCQEVVEREPDLGKLPVLTCWPDDGGPYITLPMVITRDPDKGTRNVGCYRMQVFGPRETGMHWQLHKTGRRHMRRYKELGIARMPVAVALGGDPILPYAATAPLPDGIDEFLFAGFLRRRPVEMVKCKTNDLEVPASSDFVLEGYVDVDEPLRREGPFGDHTGYYSLADDYPVFHLTAITRRAAPIYATTVVGPPPQEDAWLGKATERLFLPLLQMTFPEIIDMNLPVEGCFHNLCIVSIHKEYPHHARKICHSLWGMGQMMFAKCIIVVDDDVNVQDVAEVAWRALNNIDAKRDVFFAEGPIDVLDHASQGFGFGGKLGVDATRKWKDEGFTREWPEVLKMRPDVVSHVNAIWKDLGL; encoded by the coding sequence ATGGCCCTGGCGACCACAGACGCGGCGATTGATTCGGTCCCCGCCCATCACGACAACCTGCGCGACTTCGTGCGCCTGCTGGAAAGCCGCGGCGAGCTGCGCCGGGTGAGCCGCCTCGTCGATCCGTTCCTGGAGATCACCGAGATCTCGCAGCGCATGATGCGCGCGCAGGGGCCGGCCCTGCTGTTCGAGAACGTCAAGGGCTCGGCGTTTCCGCTGCTGATTAACACCTTCGCCACCAGGCGGCGGATGTCGTGGGCCTTGGGGGTCAGCGATCTGGAAGAACACGCCCGCAGCATCGGCGCCCTGGTCAAATCGCAGCCACCGACGGGTCTAATGGACAAGATCCGTATGCTGCCCAAGCTGGCCCGGGTGGCCAGCGCCTCGCCGCGCACGGTGTCCTCGGCGCCTTGCCAGGAAGTGGTCGAGCGCGAGCCGGATCTCGGCAAGCTGCCGGTGCTCACCTGCTGGCCCGACGACGGCGGCCCGTACATCACGCTGCCGATGGTCATCACCCGCGACCCGGACAAGGGCACGCGCAACGTGGGCTGCTACCGCATGCAGGTCTTCGGTCCGCGCGAGACCGGCATGCACTGGCAACTGCACAAGACCGGACGCCGTCACATGCGGCGCTACAAAGAACTGGGGATCGCGCGCATGCCGGTGGCGGTCGCCCTCGGCGGCGATCCGATCCTGCCGTACGCCGCCACCGCGCCGCTGCCTGACGGCATCGACGAATTCCTGTTCGCGGGTTTCCTGCGCCGCCGCCCGGTCGAGATGGTCAAGTGCAAGACCAACGATCTGGAAGTGCCGGCGTCGTCGGATTTCGTGCTGGAAGGTTATGTCGATGTCGACGAGCCGCTGCGCCGCGAAGGGCCCTTCGGCGATCACACCGGCTATTACTCGCTGGCCGACGACTACCCGGTCTTTCACCTGACCGCCATCACGCGCCGGGCGGCGCCCATCTACGCCACCACCGTCGTCGGACCGCCGCCGCAGGAAGACGCCTGGTTGGGCAAGGCGACCGAGCGGCTGTTCTTGCCGCTCTTGCAGATGACCTTCCCGGAGATCATCGACATGAACCTGCCAGTGGAAGGCTGCTTTCACAACCTGTGCATCGTCTCGATCCACAAGGAGTACCCGCACCACGCGCGCAAGATCTGCCATTCGCTGTGGGGCATGGGACAGATGATGTTCGCCAAGTGCATCATCGTCGTCGACGACGACGTCAACGTTCAGGACGTGGCCGAAGTGGCCTGGCGCGCCCTGAACAACATCGACGCCAAGCGCGATGTGTTCTTCGCTGAAGGGCCGATCGACGTCCTCGACCATGCCTCGCAGGGGTTCGGTTTCGGCGGCAAGCTGGGCGTCGACGCCACCCGCAAGTGGAAAGACGAAGGGTTCACCCGCGAATGGCCCGAGGTCTTGAAGATGCGCCCCGACGTGGTCAGCCACGTGAACGCCATCTGGAAGGATCTCGGTCTGTGA
- a CDS encoding ubiquinone/menaquinone biosynthesis methyltransferase, whose translation MTSLASEGADVQGLFNRVAERYDAANRVMSAGVDVLWRRKAIGRLLQGLGAEPRVLDLGAGTLDGAIEIARRAPGARIAAADFAREMLRVGRHKIPTDARIDTHAADGHHLPYRAAAFDGAFSAFCVRNLSDLPRGMGELRRVIRPGGRVVILEFFRPEKPRFFFDKIYNAHVLPLLGWAVTGDREAYRYLPASIEKFASVGEFEAVLRAAGFAAVESQPLFPSGVASMVVAA comes from the coding sequence ATGACCAGCCTGGCCAGCGAGGGCGCCGACGTTCAGGGCCTGTTCAACCGGGTGGCCGAGCGCTATGACGCCGCCAACCGGGTGATGTCGGCGGGCGTCGATGTGCTGTGGCGCCGCAAGGCCATTGGACGGCTGCTGCAAGGCCTCGGCGCCGAACCGCGCGTTCTGGATCTCGGGGCGGGCACCTTGGACGGGGCGATCGAGATCGCCCGGCGCGCTCCGGGCGCGCGTATCGCCGCCGCGGATTTCGCGCGCGAGATGCTGCGCGTGGGGCGGCACAAGATCCCCACCGACGCGCGCATCGACACCCACGCCGCCGACGGCCACCACCTGCCCTATCGCGCCGCCGCCTTCGACGGCGCGTTCTCCGCCTTCTGCGTGCGCAACCTGTCCGATCTTCCGCGGGGCATGGGTGAGCTGCGGCGGGTGATCCGACCGGGCGGACGCGTGGTGATCCTGGAGTTTTTTCGTCCGGAAAAACCGCGCTTTTTCTTCGACAAGATCTACAACGCTCACGTGCTGCCGCTTCTGGGCTGGGCCGTGACCGGCGATCGCGAGGCGTACCGGTACTTGCCGGCGTCGATCGAGAAGTTCGCCAGCGTCGGCGAATTCGAGGCGGTGCTGCGGGCCGCCGGCTTCGCCGCCGTGGAGAGCCAGCCGTTGTTCCCGTCGGGCGTGGCGTCGATGGTGGTGGCGGCGTGA
- a CDS encoding UbiX family flavin prenyltransferase: MKLVVAVGGASGSIYARRLLDVLAAMRARAGERAGAEMSAAAELEVGLCFSTAGAEVWAHELGAVPDYPFKRYGLRDFRAPFASGSAGWDAMVVVPCSTGGLARIAHGISDNLIGRAADVMLKERRRLVLVVREAPLSLIHLENMAAVTRAGAVVLPAAPSFYSKPDTIEALLDTVVARVLDQVGLPNSLMPRWGEGAPLSGAEK, translated from the coding sequence GTGAAGCTGGTGGTCGCCGTCGGCGGCGCGTCGGGCTCGATCTACGCCAGGCGCCTTTTGGACGTGCTGGCGGCCATGCGCGCGCGCGCAGGTGAGCGCGCCGGCGCCGAAATGAGCGCCGCGGCGGAACTGGAAGTCGGCCTTTGTTTTTCCACCGCCGGCGCCGAGGTCTGGGCCCACGAACTGGGCGCGGTGCCCGACTATCCGTTCAAGCGCTACGGTCTGCGCGATTTCCGCGCCCCGTTCGCCTCGGGCTCGGCGGGTTGGGACGCGATGGTGGTGGTGCCTTGTTCAACCGGAGGGCTGGCCCGCATCGCCCATGGCATTTCAGACAATCTGATCGGCCGCGCCGCCGACGTGATGTTGAAAGAGCGCCGGCGCCTGGTGCTGGTGGTGCGCGAAGCGCCGCTATCGCTGATTCACCTCGAGAACATGGCGGCGGTGACCCGCGCCGGCGCGGTGGTCTTGCCGGCGGCGCCGTCTTTTTATTCCAAGCCCGATACGATCGAAGCGTTGCTGGACACGGTGGTGGCGCGCGTGCTGGACCAGGTCGGTTTGCCGAATAGCTTGATGCCTCGTTGGGGCGAAGGCGCCCCACTTTCAGGAGCGGAGAAATGA